One Vitis riparia cultivar Riparia Gloire de Montpellier isolate 1030 chromosome 4, EGFV_Vit.rip_1.0, whole genome shotgun sequence genomic window carries:
- the LOC117913149 gene encoding UDP-galactose/UDP-glucose transporter 7 isoform X1: MEIRSIDAEPSPFLSLTSAFSYGVASMAMVFINKAVLMQYSSSMTLLTVQQLATALLIHFGRVMGYTRARGINMASAKRLFLVSLFYNANVAFALASLKGVNIPMYIAIKRLTPLAVLIAGFFSGKGRPSTQVSLSVILTAAGVIIAALGDFSFDLFGYSMALTSVLFQTMYLVLVEKSGAEDGHSSVEIMFYNSFLSLPFLLFLIIATGEFPNSLSLLVAKSNSLSFLVILILSLVMGIALNYTMFLCTIVNSALTTTIVGVLKGVGSTTLGFVLLGGVKVHALNVTGLVINTAGGVWYSYAKYQQKKSKPPKLMSDLEAHRK, from the exons ATGGAAATTCGCAGTATTGATGCGGAACCAAGTCCTTTTTTGAG TTTGACTTCTGCCTTCTCATATGGGGTTGCTTCAATGGCCATGGTGTTCATCAACAAGGCAGTTCTCATGCAGTATTCATCCTCGATGACCCTTCTCACTGTTCAG cAATTGGCGACAGCCTTGCTAATACACTTTGGTCGAGTGATGGGTTACACAAGAGCTAGAGGGATAAATATGGCTAGTGCAAAACGGCTTTTCCTTGTTTCACTATTCTATAATGCAAATGTGGCATTTGCTTTGGCAAGCTTGAAAGGAGTTAATATTCCAATGTATATTGCAATTAAAAGACTTACACCTCTTGCTGTACTGATAGCTGGATTTTTTTCGGGAAAGGGGAGGCCCTCAACACAG GTATCACTTTCAGTAATTTTGACTGCTGCTGGTGTTATCATAGCTGCGTTGGGAGACTTTTCCTTTGACCTTTTCGGATATAGCATGGCCCTTACTTCTGTTCTCTTCCAG ACCATGTACCTTGTGTTGGTGGAGAAGTCTGGTGCAGAGGATGGGCATTCATCAGTTGAGATCATGTTTTACAACAGTTTTTTGTCTCTTCCATTTCTATTATTTCTCATCATAGCTACTGGAGAATTTCCAAATTCTTTGTCATTATTAGTTGCAAAG AGTAATTCATTATCATTTTTGGTGATCCTTATTCTTTCGTTGGTGATGGGTATAGCTCTGAACTACACGATGTTCTTATGTACAATAGTCAATTCTGCTCTAACAACAACCATTGTTGGAGTCCTCAAGGGGGTTGGGTCCACG ACCCTTGGTTTTGTCTTACTGGGTGGAGTGAAGGTACATGCATTGAATGTGACTGGATTGGTTATCAACACGGCTGGTGGTGTGTGGTATTCATATGCCAAATATCAGCAAAAGAAGAGCAAGCCACCAAAGCTAATGTCTGATTTGGAGGCTCATAGGAAATGA
- the LOC117913149 gene encoding UDP-galactose/UDP-glucose transporter 7 isoform X2, translated as MAMVFINKAVLMQYSSSMTLLTVQQLATALLIHFGRVMGYTRARGINMASAKRLFLVSLFYNANVAFALASLKGVNIPMYIAIKRLTPLAVLIAGFFSGKGRPSTQVSLSVILTAAGVIIAALGDFSFDLFGYSMALTSVLFQTMYLVLVEKSGAEDGHSSVEIMFYNSFLSLPFLLFLIIATGEFPNSLSLLVAKSNSLSFLVILILSLVMGIALNYTMFLCTIVNSALTTTIVGVLKGVGSTTLGFVLLGGVKVHALNVTGLVINTAGGVWYSYAKYQQKKSKPPKLMSDLEAHRK; from the exons ATGGCCATGGTGTTCATCAACAAGGCAGTTCTCATGCAGTATTCATCCTCGATGACCCTTCTCACTGTTCAG cAATTGGCGACAGCCTTGCTAATACACTTTGGTCGAGTGATGGGTTACACAAGAGCTAGAGGGATAAATATGGCTAGTGCAAAACGGCTTTTCCTTGTTTCACTATTCTATAATGCAAATGTGGCATTTGCTTTGGCAAGCTTGAAAGGAGTTAATATTCCAATGTATATTGCAATTAAAAGACTTACACCTCTTGCTGTACTGATAGCTGGATTTTTTTCGGGAAAGGGGAGGCCCTCAACACAG GTATCACTTTCAGTAATTTTGACTGCTGCTGGTGTTATCATAGCTGCGTTGGGAGACTTTTCCTTTGACCTTTTCGGATATAGCATGGCCCTTACTTCTGTTCTCTTCCAG ACCATGTACCTTGTGTTGGTGGAGAAGTCTGGTGCAGAGGATGGGCATTCATCAGTTGAGATCATGTTTTACAACAGTTTTTTGTCTCTTCCATTTCTATTATTTCTCATCATAGCTACTGGAGAATTTCCAAATTCTTTGTCATTATTAGTTGCAAAG AGTAATTCATTATCATTTTTGGTGATCCTTATTCTTTCGTTGGTGATGGGTATAGCTCTGAACTACACGATGTTCTTATGTACAATAGTCAATTCTGCTCTAACAACAACCATTGTTGGAGTCCTCAAGGGGGTTGGGTCCACG ACCCTTGGTTTTGTCTTACTGGGTGGAGTGAAGGTACATGCATTGAATGTGACTGGATTGGTTATCAACACGGCTGGTGGTGTGTGGTATTCATATGCCAAATATCAGCAAAAGAAGAGCAAGCCACCAAAGCTAATGTCTGATTTGGAGGCTCATAGGAAATGA
- the LOC117912956 gene encoding probable xyloglucan glycosyltransferase 5, translated as MAPRLDFSDWWGKDTRKGTPVVVTMENPNYSVVEIDGPDSAFRPVEKSRGKNAKQVTWVLLLKAHRAVGCVAWLATVLWALLGTIKKRLIFRQGVAMESEKAGKGKLLFRIIKVFLVTSLAILSFEVVAYLKGWHYFRNPNLHIPRTSDFQGLLHMVYVAWLTLRADYIAPLIQALSKFCVALFLIQSADRMVLCLGCLWIKYKKIKPRIDGDPFKLEDVEGSGYQYPMVLVQIPMCNEREVYEQSISAVCQIDWPKDRLLIQVLDDSDDESIQCLIKAEVYNWSQQGINIVYRHRLVRTGYKAGNLKSAMSCDYVKNYEFVAIFDADFQPNPDFLKQTVPHFQGNPDLGLVQARWAFVNKDENLLTRLQNINLCFHFEVEQQVNGVFLNFFGFNGTAGVWRIKALEDSGGWLERTTVEDMDIAVRAHLNGWKFIFLNDVKVLCEVPESYEAYRKQQHRWHSGPMQLFRLCLPAVITSKISIWKKANMLLLFFLLRKLILPFYSFTLFCIILPLTMFVPEAELPVWVICYVPVFMSFLNILPAPKSFPFIVPYLLFENTMSVTKFNAMVSGLFQLGSSYEWIVTKKAGRASESDLLAAAERDSKTVNQPLIHRGASESELSELNRLKEQKESTPPAVKKINKIYRKELTLAFLLLTASVRSLLASQGVHFYFLLFQGVTFLLVGLDLIGEQMSQ; from the exons ATGGCTCCAAGATTGGATTTTTCGGATTGGTGGGGAAAGGATACTAGGAAGGGCACGCCTGTGGTAGTGACAATGGAGAACCCCAACTACTCAGTTGTAGAAATCGATGGCCCAGACTCTGCATTCCGGCCTGTCGAGAAGAGCAGGGGCAAGAATGCCAAGCAGGTTACATGGGTCTTGCTTCTAAAGGCTCATCGTGCCGTGGGTTGTGTTGCTTGGCTTGCTACAGTTCTCTGGGCATTGCTGGGAACCATTAAGAAGAGGTTGATTTTTAGGCAAGGAGTAGCTATGGAGAGTGAGAAGGCGGGGAAGGGAAAACTGCTGTTTAGAATCATCAAAGTCTTCTTAGTCACTTCCTTGGCAATTCTTTCTTTTGAGGTGGTTGCTTATTTGAAGGGGTGGCATTATTTCCGGAATCCTAATTTACACATTCCTCGGACCTCAGATTTCCAGGGCTTGCTCCACATGGTTTATGTTGCTTGGTTGACTCTTCGGGCTGATTACATTGCCCCCCTAATTCAAGCTCTCTCTAAATTCTGTGTTGCTCTCTTCCTAATCCAGTCTGCGGATCGAATGGTGCTCTGCTTAGGTTGTTTATGGATCAAATACAAGAAGATTAAACCAAGGATTGATGGGGATCCATTCAAATTGGAAGATGTTGAGGGATCTGGCTATCAGTACCCCATGGTTCTTGTTCAAATCCCAATGTGTAATGAGAGGGAG GTGTATGAGCAGTCCATCTCTGCTGTCTGCCAAATTGATTGGCCAAAAGATCGCTTGCTGATCCAAGTTCTTGATGACTCTGATGATGAGAGCATTCAGTGTCTAATTAAAGCAGAAGTCTATAACTGGAGTCAGCAGGGTATCAACATAGTCTATCGGCATCGTTTGGTTAGAACTGGTTACAAAGCCGGGAATCTGAAGTCTGCCATGAGCTGTGACTATGTGAAGAATTATGAGTTTGTTGCGATTTTTGATGCAGATTTCCAGCCAAACCCAGATTTCCTTAAGCAGACAGTTCCACACTTTCAG GGCAATCCAGACTTGGGGTTGGTTCAAGCTAGATGGGCTTTTGTTAACAAGGATGAGAACTTGTTGACTCGGCTTCAAAACATTAATTTGTGTTTCCATTTTGAAGTGGAACAGCAGGTTAATGGGGtattcctaaatttttttggCTTTAATGGAACTGCTGGTGTTTGGAGAATCAAGGCTTTGGAGGATTCTGGAGGTTGGCTTGAAAGGACTACTGTAGAGGATATGGACATCGCTGTTCGAGCCCATCTGAATGGTTGGAAATTCATATTCCTCAATGATGTTAAG GTCCTCTGTGAAGTTCCTGAATCTTATGAAGCTTACAGGAAGCAGCAACATCGATGGCATTCTGGGCCTATGCAACTTTTCCGATTGTGTCTCCCAGCTGTCATAACTTCTAAG ATATCAATATGGAAGAAAGCCAACATGTTACTACTGTTCTTCCTATTGAGAAAACTTATCCTTcccttttattcttttacatTGTTTTGCATAATTCTCCCTTTAACCATGTTTGTTCCTGAAGCAGAACTTCCTGTGTGGGTCATCTGTTATGTGCCTGTTTTTATGTCATTCCTCAACATTCTCCCTGCCCCAAAATCCTTCCCTTTCATTGTTCCCTACCTCCTCTTTGAAAACACCATGTCAGTGACCAAATTCAATGCGATGGTCTCTGGACTGTTCCAGTTGGGTAGCTCATATGAGTGGATTGTCACTAAGAAGGCCGGCCGAGCATCAGAATCTGACTTATTAGCTGCTGCAGAGAGGGACTCAAAGACAGTGAACCAACCCCTGATTCACAGAGGAGCTTCTGAGAGTGAACTCTCTGAGCTGAACCGTTTGAAGGAGCAGAAAGAATCAACTCCTCCAGCCgttaaaaaaatcaacaagaTATATAGGAAAGAGCTCACACTGGCCTTCCTCCTACTCACTGCCTCTGTGAGGAGCCTATTAGCATCCCAAGGAGTCCATTTCTACTTCCTGCTCTTTCAAGGGGTGACCTTTCTTCTTGTGGGTCTTGACTTAATTGGAGAGCAGATGAGTCAGTGA